The Halococcus salifodinae DSM 8989 genome includes a window with the following:
- the katG gene encoding catalase/peroxidase HPI, which translates to MSRSNQDWWPDQLDLEILDRNAHPGDPMDEEFDYAEEFEKLDLDEVKADIEDVLTTSQEWWPADYGHYGPLMIRMAWHSAGTYRVADGRGGANRAGQRLAPLNSWPDNANLDKARRLLWPVKQKYGKSLSWADMIVLTGNVALESMGFETFGFGGGREDAYMPDEAVDWGPEDDMEVTSSERFDEEGDLENPLGNTVMGLIYVNPEGPYGEPDVEGSAHNIRETFDHMAMNDEETVALIAGGHTFGKVHGADDPEHLGPEPEAAPMESQGLGWESDYESGKGADTITGGIEGPWNGTPTMWDMGYIDNLLDYEWEAHKGPGGAWQWRPVGEELQDTVPDAHDSSATVDPMMLTTDVALKRDSDYREVLERFQEDPRKFQQAFAKAWYKLIHRDMGPPTRLLGPEVPDEEMLWQDPLPDVDHSLIGAEEIAALEEEILDSELSVTGLVRTAWASASTYRDSDKRGGANGARLRLRPQRDWEVNQSGELTTVLDTLDEIREEFNDSRSDGTKVSLADLIVLGGNAAVEEAAAEAGHDVNIPFEPGRTDASQEQTDVESFEALKPAADGFRNYRSDEADQPAEEMLVDRSELLNLTAPEMTVLVGGMRALDANYDGSDLGVFTDRPATLTNDFFVNLLGMDTEWEPVSEDEHVFGGYDRDTGELVRKATRVDLVFGSNSRLRAIAEVYGADDAEEEFVDDFVDAWHKVMTNDRFDLE; encoded by the coding sequence ATGAGTAGATCGAACCAGGATTGGTGGCCGGATCAGTTGGACTTGGAGATCCTCGACCGGAACGCTCACCCGGGCGATCCGATGGACGAGGAGTTCGACTACGCCGAGGAGTTCGAGAAACTCGATCTCGACGAGGTGAAGGCGGACATCGAGGACGTGCTGACGACGTCCCAGGAGTGGTGGCCGGCCGACTACGGCCACTACGGTCCGCTGATGATCCGGATGGCGTGGCACAGCGCCGGCACGTACCGCGTCGCCGACGGCCGCGGTGGCGCGAACCGCGCCGGACAGCGGCTCGCACCACTCAACAGCTGGCCCGACAACGCGAACCTCGACAAGGCCCGACGCCTGCTCTGGCCGGTCAAGCAGAAATACGGCAAGAGCCTCTCGTGGGCCGATATGATCGTCCTGACGGGGAACGTCGCCTTGGAGTCGATGGGGTTCGAGACGTTCGGCTTCGGCGGCGGACGCGAGGACGCGTACATGCCCGACGAGGCGGTCGACTGGGGGCCCGAAGACGACATGGAGGTCACCTCCTCCGAACGCTTCGACGAGGAGGGCGACCTCGAGAACCCACTCGGTAACACCGTCATGGGGCTCATCTACGTGAACCCCGAGGGGCCGTACGGTGAGCCCGACGTCGAGGGATCGGCACACAACATCCGCGAGACGTTCGACCACATGGCGATGAACGACGAGGAGACGGTCGCGCTCATCGCCGGCGGACACACGTTCGGGAAGGTCCACGGCGCCGACGATCCCGAGCATCTCGGCCCCGAACCCGAGGCAGCCCCCATGGAGTCACAGGGCCTGGGCTGGGAGAGCGACTACGAATCCGGCAAAGGGGCCGACACGATCACCGGTGGTATCGAGGGCCCCTGGAACGGCACGCCGACCATGTGGGACATGGGGTATATCGACAACCTGCTCGACTACGAGTGGGAGGCGCACAAGGGTCCCGGCGGTGCATGGCAGTGGCGACCGGTCGGCGAGGAGCTACAGGACACCGTACCGGACGCCCACGATTCCTCGGCAACGGTCGATCCCATGATGCTGACGACGGACGTCGCCCTGAAGCGTGATTCGGACTATCGGGAGGTCCTCGAACGCTTCCAGGAGGACCCCCGCAAGTTCCAGCAGGCGTTCGCGAAAGCGTGGTACAAACTGATTCACCGCGACATGGGCCCGCCGACCCGGCTCCTCGGTCCCGAAGTGCCCGACGAGGAGATGCTGTGGCAGGATCCGCTCCCCGATGTCGACCATAGTCTGATCGGGGCGGAAGAGATCGCCGCACTCGAAGAGGAGATCCTCGATTCGGAGCTGTCCGTCACCGGACTGGTCAGAACCGCCTGGGCGTCGGCGTCGACGTACCGCGACAGCGACAAGCGCGGTGGCGCGAACGGCGCTCGGCTCCGTCTCCGACCGCAGCGGGACTGGGAGGTCAACCAGTCGGGGGAGCTGACGACCGTGCTGGACACGCTCGACGAGATCCGCGAGGAGTTCAACGACTCGCGCTCGGACGGGACGAAAGTCTCGCTCGCCGACCTGATCGTGTTGGGTGGCAACGCGGCCGTCGAGGAGGCGGCGGCCGAGGCCGGCCACGACGTGAACATCCCGTTCGAGCCGGGCCGGACGGACGCCTCTCAGGAGCAGACCGATGTCGAGTCCTTCGAGGCACTCAAGCCGGCGGCGGACGGGTTCCGGAACTACCGCTCGGACGAGGCCGACCAGCCGGCCGAGGAGATGCTGGTCGACCGGTCGGAGCTCCTGAATCTGACCGCGCCCGAGATGACGGTGCTCGTCGGCGGGATGCGGGCGCTGGACGCGAACTACGACGGCTCCGATCTCGGCGTCTTCACCGACCGACCGGCGACGCTGACCAACGACTTCTTCGTGAACCTGCTCGGCATGGACACGGAGTGGGAACCGGTCTCGGAGGACGAGCACGTGTTCGGGGGGTACGACCGCGACACGGGCGAACTCGTCCGGAAGGCTACCCGTGTGGATCTCGTCTTTGGGTCGAACTCCCGACTCCGAGCCATCGCCGAGGTGTACGGAGCCGATGACGCAGAGGAGGAGTTCGTGGACGACTTCGTGGACGCGTGGCATAAAGTGATGACCAACGACCGCTTCGACCTCGAGTAA
- a CDS encoding 2Fe-2S iron-sulfur cluster-binding protein, which translates to MVEVVGLSIGLLAVLVMVALHFSPGTERVIPNDISQDVLEHRAESVPETDFPEPMNRSIGGGAVPGSAVGGGGEAEGELAEGEAEEEEPSPAEIPDDEAESFDIEYVKEGETIEVKENETLLDAGEDEGWDLPYACRQGQCVSCGAQVTDGPSEDYLTHDGQEMLSEDELGDGYTLTCVAYPTADLTLETSETP; encoded by the coding sequence ATGGTCGAGGTCGTCGGTCTCTCCATTGGGCTCTTGGCTGTGCTCGTCATGGTAGCGCTGCATTTCTCGCCAGGAACCGAACGGGTCATCCCGAACGACATCTCCCAGGACGTCCTCGAACACCGCGCCGAGAGCGTCCCTGAAACCGATTTCCCCGAGCCGATGAACCGCTCGATCGGCGGCGGAGCGGTTCCGGGGAGCGCGGTCGGCGGTGGCGGCGAGGCCGAGGGCGAGCTCGCGGAGGGCGAAGCTGAAGAGGAAGAGCCCAGCCCGGCCGAGATCCCCGACGACGAGGCCGAGAGCTTCGATATCGAGTACGTGAAGGAGGGCGAAACGATCGAAGTCAAGGAGAACGAAACCCTCCTCGACGCCGGCGAGGACGAGGGCTGGGACCTGCCTTACGCCTGTCGACAGGGTCAGTGCGTCTCGTGTGGCGCCCAGGTCACCGATGGCCCCTCCGAGGACTACCTGACCCATGACGGCCAAGAGATGCTCAGCGAGGACGAGCTCGGCGACGGCTACACACTGACCTGTGTGGCCTATCCGACTGCCGACCTCACGCTTGAAACCAGCGAGACGCCCTGA
- the gnd gene encoding phosphogluconate dehydrogenase (NAD(+)-dependent, decarboxylating): MQLGVVGLGRMGRIVTERVLDAGHDVVAFDVDEEAVATAAAVGAEPADSIGDLADRLGNEKRIWLMVPAGDAIDAALDDLEAHLDGDDVVIDGGNSHFEESVRRADATPAAYLDCGTSGGPAGAELGFSLMIGGPEWAYEELTPVFDAVATGPDGHARMGPAGSGHYVKMVHNGVEYALMEAYGEGFELLHDGRYDLDLEAVARTWNNGAVIRSWLLELAEEAFHEEGGDLGDVADHVAGGSTGTWTVEEALAQEIPVPLIYXALAERFGSRADEGRFARRLANRLRYGFGRHEIARR; the protein is encoded by the coding sequence ATGCAACTGGGCGTCGTCGGACTCGGGCGGATGGGGCGGATCGTGACCGAGCGCGTGCTCGACGCGGGCCACGACGTGGTCGCCTTCGACGTGGACGAAGAGGCCGTCGCGACCGCCGCGGCGGTGGGAGCCGAACCGGCCGACTCCATTGGAGACCTCGCTGACCGGCTCGGAAACGAAAAACGGATCTGGCTGATGGTGCCCGCGGGCGACGCTATCGACGCTGCGCTCGACGACCTCGAAGCTCACCTCGACGGCGACGACGTGGTGATCGACGGCGGTAACTCACACTTCGAGGAATCGGTGCGACGAGCCGACGCGACGCCGGCGGCGTATCTCGACTGTGGGACTTCTGGGGGCCCTGCCGGCGCGGAGCTCGGGTTTTCGCTGATGATCGGCGGTCCCGAGTGGGCCTACGAGGAACTCACCCCGGTCTTCGATGCCGTGGCGACGGGTCCCGACGGTCACGCGAGGATGGGGCCCGCAGGTTCGGGCCACTACGTCAAGATGGTTCACAACGGCGTGGAGTACGCGCTGATGGAGGCCTACGGCGAGGGGTTCGAACTCCTCCACGACGGGCGGTACGACCTCGATCTCGAAGCCGTCGCTCGCACCTGGAACAACGGCGCAGTCATCCGGTCGTGGCTGCTCGAACTCGCAGAGGAGGCGTTCCACGAGGAGGGCGGCGATCTGGGTGACGTCGCCGACCACGTTGCGGGCGGCTCGACGGGAACGTGGACCGTCGAGGAGGCGCTCGCCCAGGAGATCCCGGTGCCGCTGATCTACNCCGCGCTCGCCGAGCGGTTCGGCTCGCGGGCCGACGAGGGTCGGTTCGCGCGGCGACTCGCCAACCGGCTCCGATACGGGTTCGGTCGTCACGAGATTGCCAGGCGGTAG
- a CDS encoding valine--tRNA ligase produces MTELAETYDPDALEAKWREEWHASDLYHDDDHDDSATEYVIDTPPPYPTGDLHIGHALGWSYMDFAARYHRMQGKNVSFPQGWDCHGLPTEVKVEENHDIRRTDVPREEFRELCVEHTERKIDGMKETMQWLGFSQDWSQEYRTMDSDYWGKTQRSFVEMAEKGYVHRDEHPVNWCPRCETAIADAEVENVDTEGTLSTVRFSGIDNDAIEIATTRPELLAACVGMAVDPDDERYADRIGDTFEVPLFGQEVELVASEEVDGDFGTGAVMICTFGDKQDVDWWAEYDLDLRPVVTEDGRLAEDVPEFGGLAIDDANEEISTALQREGYLRDEEPIEQSVGACWRCDTPIEILSKEQWFVRVDREEILDNAREVDWIPEHMYDRLEEWTEGMEWDWVISRQRVFATPIPAWSCDDCGHWHVAELDDLPAKPTEDDPDADCPECGADAWTGETDVMDTWMDSSISALHVAGWPDADFSPVQLREQGHDIIRTWAFYTLLRTAALEDQRPWDEALINGMVLGTDGNKMSKSKDNSVAPIDVVEDHSADAFRQALALGGQPGSDIQFQPKEVTSASRFLTKLWNITRFASQHLDTESHGSVADEGAFDEAATDADRWILSRCARVADDVAADMNEYRFDRALRKVREFVWHDLADDYVELIKGRLYEGNDTERDAARHALSTTLSASLRMLAPFSPFLAEEAYHHLPDTSGSVHAATWPALDIADDAAEARGERIAAVASAVRAWKSDEGMALNADLARIEVYADGIAELDTGDLSATVNAPVTVETGEPDVEMVAVGVDPDHSTIGPEFRDRAGAVVGALEATDPTAVERQKNENGTIELDVEGETVTLDGDAVAVEREQRVAGEEVAVLDAEGATVLVFP; encoded by the coding sequence ATGACAGAGCTAGCTGAAACCTACGATCCCGACGCGCTCGAAGCCAAGTGGCGCGAGGAGTGGCACGCATCCGACCTGTATCACGACGACGACCACGATGATAGCGCAACCGAGTACGTGATCGACACGCCGCCGCCCTATCCGACGGGCGACCTCCACATCGGGCACGCGCTCGGCTGGAGCTACATGGACTTCGCCGCGCGCTACCACCGAATGCAGGGGAAAAACGTCTCCTTCCCGCAGGGTTGGGACTGTCACGGCCTCCCGACGGAGGTCAAAGTCGAGGAGAACCACGACATCCGGCGGACGGACGTGCCGCGCGAGGAGTTCCGGGAGCTGTGCGTCGAGCACACCGAACGGAAGATCGACGGGATGAAGGAGACGATGCAGTGGCTCGGCTTCTCTCAGGACTGGTCTCAGGAGTACCGCACGATGGACTCCGACTACTGGGGGAAAACCCAGCGCTCGTTCGTCGAGATGGCGGAGAAAGGGTACGTTCACCGCGACGAGCATCCCGTGAACTGGTGTCCACGGTGTGAGACCGCGATCGCCGACGCCGAAGTCGAGAACGTCGACACCGAGGGCACGCTCTCGACGGTCCGCTTTTCGGGGATCGACAACGACGCGATCGAGATCGCCACCACCCGTCCCGAACTGCTCGCAGCCTGCGTCGGGATGGCGGTCGATCCCGACGACGAGCGCTACGCCGACCGGATCGGCGACACCTTCGAGGTGCCGCTGTTCGGTCAGGAAGTCGAACTCGTCGCGAGCGAGGAAGTCGACGGCGACTTCGGCACCGGCGCGGTGATGATCTGCACCTTCGGCGACAAACAGGACGTCGACTGGTGGGCGGAGTACGATCTCGACCTCCGGCCCGTGGTGACCGAGGACGGCCGACTTGCGGAGGACGTTCCGGAGTTCGGCGGGCTCGCGATCGACGACGCGAACGAGGAGATCAGCACCGCGCTCCAGCGCGAGGGGTATCTCCGCGACGAGGAACCCATCGAGCAGTCGGTCGGGGCGTGCTGGCGGTGTGACACGCCGATCGAGATCCTCTCGAAAGAGCAGTGGTTCGTCCGGGTCGATCGCGAGGAGATCCTCGACAACGCTCGGGAGGTCGACTGGATTCCCGAGCACATGTACGATCGCCTCGAAGAGTGGACCGAGGGGATGGAGTGGGACTGGGTGATCTCCCGCCAGCGCGTGTTCGCCACCCCGATCCCGGCGTGGTCGTGTGACGACTGCGGTCACTGGCATGTCGCCGAGCTGGACGATCTCCCCGCCAAACCCACCGAGGACGATCCCGACGCCGACTGCCCGGAGTGCGGTGCGGACGCGTGGACTGGCGAGACCGACGTGATGGACACGTGGATGGACTCGTCGATCTCGGCGCTCCACGTCGCGGGCTGGCCCGACGCCGACTTCAGCCCCGTGCAGCTCCGCGAGCAGGGCCACGACATCATCCGAACGTGGGCGTTTTACACGCTCCTCCGGACGGCGGCGCTCGAAGACCAGCGACCGTGGGACGAGGCGCTCATCAACGGAATGGTCTTGGGTACTGACGGCAACAAGATGAGCAAATCGAAGGACAACTCGGTCGCACCGATCGATGTCGTCGAGGATCATTCGGCCGACGCGTTCCGCCAGGCACTCGCCCTCGGCGGCCAGCCGGGAAGCGACATCCAGTTCCAGCCCAAAGAAGTCACGAGCGCGTCGCGTTTCCTCACGAAGCTCTGGAACATCACGCGCTTCGCGAGCCAGCATCTCGATACCGAGAGCCACGGATCGGTGGCCGACGAAGGAGCGTTCGACGAGGCTGCCACCGACGCCGACCGCTGGATCCTCTCGCGGTGCGCGCGGGTCGCTGACGACGTCGCGGCCGACATGAACGAGTACCGGTTTGACCGGGCGCTCCGGAAGGTCCGGGAGTTCGTCTGGCACGACCTCGCCGACGACTACGTCGAACTCATCAAGGGGCGACTCTACGAGGGCAACGACACCGAACGCGACGCCGCACGCCACGCGCTTTCGACGACACTCTCGGCGTCGCTCCGGATGCTCGCCCCGTTCTCGCCGTTCCTCGCCGAAGAGGCGTACCATCACCTGCCCGATACGTCGGGCAGCGTCCACGCCGCTACGTGGCCCGCGCTCGATATCGCCGACGACGCCGCGGAGGCGCGCGGCGAACGGATCGCCGCAGTCGCGAGCGCGGTCCGGGCGTGGAAATCCGACGAAGGCATGGCGCTCAACGCCGACCTCGCTCGGATCGAGGTCTACGCCGACGGAATCGCCGAACTCGATACTGGCGACCTGAGCGCGACGGTGAACGCCCCAGTGACGGTCGAGACGGGCGAACCCGACGTGGAGATGGTCGCGGTGGGTGTCGATCCCGACCACAGCACGATCGGCCCCGAGTTCCGCGATCGGGCTGGCGCGGTCGTGGGCGCGCTCGAAGCCACCGATCCCACCGCTGTCGAGCGACAGAAGAACGAGAACGGCACGATCGAACTCGACGTTGAGGGTGAGACGGTCACGCTCGACGGCGACGCGGTCGCGGTCGAGCGCGAGCAGCGCGTCGCGGGCGAAGAAGTCGCGGTTCTCGACGCCGAGGGCGCGACGGTGCTCGTCTTCCCGTAG
- a CDS encoding 30S ribosomal protein S19e: MATLYDVPADALIEALVERLPESIERPDWATYAKTGAGRELPPEQEDFWRTRAASLLRRVAIDGEIGVDRLTTAYGGTKDGSNRYGVAPAKKTEGSGKIIRTVLQQLETEDLVETAEGEGRRVTADGQSLLDDTAGDVLSDLDRPELERYA, encoded by the coding sequence ATGGCAACTCTCTACGACGTTCCGGCGGATGCGCTCATCGAGGCGCTCGTCGAACGCCTCCCCGAGAGCATCGAACGCCCCGACTGGGCGACCTACGCGAAGACCGGCGCGGGTCGCGAGCTCCCGCCCGAACAGGAAGACTTCTGGCGAACCCGCGCTGCCAGCCTCCTCCGACGGGTCGCTATCGACGGCGAGATCGGCGTCGACCGGCTCACGACCGCCTACGGCGGCACAAAGGACGGCTCGAACCGCTACGGTGTCGCTCCGGCGAAAAAGACCGAGGGCAGCGGGAAGATCATTCGAACTGTGCTCCAGCAGCTCGAAACCGAAGACCTCGTCGAGACCGCCGAGGGCGAGGGCCGCCGCGTCACCGCCGACGGTCAGAGCCTCCTCGACGACACGGCGGGCGACGTGCTCTCCGACCTCGACCGGCCTGAACTCGAACGCTACGCCTGA
- a CDS encoding lysylphosphatidylglycerol synthase transmembrane domain-containing protein, producing MIRGDDLRATLIGFAGALCVLAVLVWGVGIDKTIDALAGASLPVLLGIVAIAICWLGAWGMSLHTVLRVLGAPITVPAAVLVFAGATFANNVTPFGQAGGEPVSALLISRASDSEYETGLAAIASVDALNFVPSIGLALVGLGYFTTSITFGENLEYATIAVVAFAIVVPIAVVLGWRNRYRLERIAVDSLAPLLQRLGELVPRRSAPSRAALEGRIEGFFTAVERVATNPRGLVFALVFSTAGWVGLATSLWLSLFALGHTVSPAVVLVAIPTGAMASITPLPGGLGGVEAVLGALVLATTGLPLATVTAAVLIHRGATYLLPTVIGGGTAAVLADR from the coding sequence ATGATCCGCGGCGACGATCTCAGAGCCACGCTCATCGGATTTGCGGGTGCGCTCTGCGTTCTCGCCGTCCTCGTCTGGGGCGTCGGGATCGACAAGACGATCGACGCGCTCGCGGGGGCCAGCCTGCCGGTCCTGCTCGGGATCGTGGCCATCGCGATCTGCTGGCTCGGCGCGTGGGGGATGTCGTTGCACACCGTTCTGCGGGTGCTCGGCGCACCGATCACGGTGCCGGCGGCCGTCCTCGTGTTCGCGGGGGCGACGTTTGCGAACAACGTCACGCCCTTTGGCCAGGCCGGCGGCGAGCCGGTGAGCGCGCTGCTCATCTCGCGGGCTTCCGACAGTGAGTACGAGACTGGGCTCGCGGCGATCGCGAGCGTCGACGCGCTCAACTTCGTTCCCTCGATCGGGCTCGCCCTCGTCGGACTGGGCTACTTCACGACCTCGATCACGTTCGGTGAGAACCTCGAATACGCGACGATCGCGGTGGTGGCGTTCGCGATCGTGGTGCCGATCGCGGTGGTGCTCGGGTGGCGCAACCGCTACCGGCTCGAACGGATCGCGGTCGACTCGCTCGCGCCGCTCCTCCAGCGCCTCGGCGAGCTCGTGCCGCGCCGATCGGCACCGAGCCGGGCCGCGCTCGAAGGGCGGATCGAGGGCTTCTTCACGGCCGTCGAGCGCGTCGCTACCAACCCCCGTGGACTGGTGTTCGCCCTCGTCTTCTCGACGGCGGGCTGGGTCGGGCTCGCGACCTCGCTTTGGCTCTCGCTGTTCGCGCTCGGCCACACCGTCTCGCCCGCCGTCGTGCTGGTCGCCATTCCGACGGGCGCGATGGCGAGCATCACACCACTCCCCGGCGGGCTCGGCGGGGTCGAAGCAGTCCTCGGTGCGCTCGTTCTCGCAACCACCGGCCTCCCGCTGGCGACCGTGACGGCCGCCGTCCTCATCCACCGCGGCGCGACCTACCTCCTCCCGACCGTCATCGGTGGAGGTACCGCTGCGGTGCTCGCCGACCGCTGA
- the thiL gene encoding thiamine-phosphate kinase has translation MDERAALDSLAGHVPAAGDDCAVVDGSVLTTDMLHESTDFPDGTTRYTAGWRAVGASLSDVAAMGASAQAAVAVYAAPELDEADLTAFVDGASDVCEACGAEYVGGDLDSHDEFTVATTALGRTDDPVLRSGAEPGEAVCVTGHLGRSGAALRLFAAGENDRANELFRFTPRVAAGEAIAPHAGAMMDSSDGLARSLHQLAAASDCGFAVEMPLPVADAVGEVAADPAEKRELSVFFGEDFELVFTVPESALDTVREAAPVAITRIGTVVESGVTLDDEPLDDRGYTHG, from the coding sequence ATGGACGAGCGGGCGGCTCTCGACAGCCTCGCCGGGCACGTTCCTGCCGCGGGCGACGACTGTGCGGTCGTCGACGGCTCGGTGCTCACGACCGACATGCTTCACGAGTCGACCGACTTCCCCGACGGCACGACGCGGTACACCGCGGGCTGGCGCGCGGTCGGGGCGTCGCTCTCGGACGTGGCCGCGATGGGAGCTTCAGCGCAGGCGGCAGTCGCGGTCTACGCCGCTCCCGAACTCGACGAGGCTGATCTGACGGCGTTCGTCGACGGCGCGAGCGACGTCTGTGAGGCGTGCGGGGCGGAGTACGTCGGCGGCGATCTCGACAGCCACGACGAGTTCACCGTCGCGACGACCGCGCTCGGCCGGACCGACGATCCGGTACTGCGGTCGGGTGCGGAGCCGGGCGAGGCGGTCTGTGTGACCGGCCACCTCGGCCGGAGCGGTGCGGCGCTCCGACTGTTCGCGGCGGGTGAGAACGACCGCGCGAACGAACTGTTTCGGTTCACGCCGCGCGTCGCGGCCGGCGAGGCGATCGCGCCGCACGCGGGCGCGATGATGGATAGCAGCGACGGGCTTGCCCGCTCGCTTCACCAACTGGCCGCGGCGAGCGACTGCGGGTTCGCGGTCGAGATGCCGTTGCCCGTCGCCGATGCGGTCGGCGAGGTCGCCGCCGATCCGGCCGAAAAACGCGAACTGAGCGTTTTCTTCGGCGAGGATTTCGAACTCGTGTTCACCGTCCCTGAGAGCGCGCTCGATACCGTCCGCGAGGCCGCACCAGTCGCCATCACCCGGATCGGAACGGTCGTCGAGAGCGGTGTGACGCTTGACGACGAGCCGCTCGACGATCGGGGTTACACCCACGGATAG
- the rocF gene encoding arginase, whose amino-acid sequence MTISTIGVPMDLGADRRGVDMGPSAIRYAGLASTLDSIGRSCVDAGDLTVPHAEERDPEARSIEANAKYLDEVESVCTRLADEVASSIDGGALPLVLGGDHSIAIGTLAGASRDAEIGAIWFDAHSDVNTPETTPSGNVHGMPLAAALGMGTFADTPWANASGLREENVVLVGLRSVDEPERERIRDSAITAYTMSDIDQRGVVDVTEEALDIATDGVDGIHVSLDLDWLDPSHAPGVGTPVRGGVTYREAHSALETLADRDEYEGILRSLEVVEANPILDSHNETAELGVELAASALGKRVL is encoded by the coding sequence ATGACGATCAGTACGATCGGCGTCCCGATGGATCTCGGAGCCGACCGGCGGGGCGTCGACATGGGCCCCTCGGCCATCCGGTACGCCGGGCTCGCGTCGACGCTCGACAGCATCGGTCGCTCGTGTGTCGATGCCGGCGATCTCACGGTCCCGCACGCCGAGGAGCGCGATCCCGAGGCGAGGTCGATCGAGGCCAACGCGAAGTATCTCGACGAGGTCGAGTCGGTCTGTACGCGGCTCGCCGACGAGGTCGCGTCCTCGATCGACGGCGGCGCGCTCCCGCTCGTCCTGGGGGGCGATCACTCGATCGCGATCGGCACGCTCGCCGGCGCGTCGCGCGACGCCGAGATCGGCGCGATCTGGTTCGACGCCCACAGCGACGTCAACACGCCCGAAACCACGCCCTCGGGCAACGTCCACGGGATGCCGCTCGCGGCCGCGCTCGGGATGGGCACGTTCGCCGACACGCCGTGGGCGAACGCATCCGGTCTCCGCGAGGAGAACGTCGTCCTCGTCGGCCTCCGAAGCGTCGACGAACCCGAGCGCGAGCGCATCCGTGACAGCGCGATTACGGCCTACACCATGTCCGACATCGACCAGCGCGGGGTCGTCGACGTCACCGAGGAAGCGCTCGATATCGCCACCGATGGCGTCGACGGCATCCACGTCAGCCTCGATCTCGACTGGCTCGACCCCTCTCACGCGCCGGGCGTCGGCACGCCCGTCCGCGGCGGCGTCACCTACCGCGAGGCCCACTCCGCGCTCGAAACCCTCGCCGACCGTGACGAGTATGAAGGAATCCTCCGCTCGCTCGAAGTCGTCGAGGCGAACCCGATCCTCGATTCACACAACGAGACCGCTGAGCTCGGTGTCGAACTCGCCGCGAGCGCGCTCGGCAAGCGCGTGCTCTAA